Proteins from a genomic interval of Kitasatospora kifunensis:
- the rifK gene encoding 3-amino-5-hydroxybenzoate synthase: MNARPAPEFPSWPQYDDDERSGLIRALEQGQWWRMGGQEVDSFENEFAEYHGAPHALAVTNGTHALELGLQCLGVGPGTEVIVPAFTFISSSQAAQRLGAVAVPVDVDPHTYNIDPAAAAAAVTSRTRVIMPVHMAGLMADMDALGKLSADTGIPLLQDAAHAHGARWQGKRVGELGSVAAFSFQNGKLMTAGEGGALLFPESEVYETAFLRHSCGRPRTDRRYFHQIAGSNMRLNEFSASVLRAQLRRLDAQTELREQRWTLLAKLLGAIEGVVPQAGDPRADRNSHYMAMFRLPGISEEGRNELVDKLVAAGLPAFAAFRAIHRTDAFWESAAPAESPEQIAERCPNAEAISGDCVWLHHRVLLASEQDMHTTAEIIAELVAAR, translated from the coding sequence ATGAACGCGCGACCCGCACCGGAATTTCCCTCCTGGCCGCAGTACGACGACGACGAGCGGAGCGGCCTGATACGTGCCCTGGAGCAGGGCCAGTGGTGGCGCATGGGCGGTCAGGAGGTGGACTCCTTCGAGAACGAGTTCGCCGAGTACCACGGCGCCCCGCACGCCCTGGCGGTCACCAACGGCACCCACGCCCTTGAGCTGGGCCTGCAGTGTCTGGGCGTCGGCCCGGGCACCGAGGTCATCGTGCCGGCCTTCACCTTCATCTCCTCCTCCCAGGCCGCCCAGCGGCTGGGCGCGGTGGCCGTCCCCGTCGACGTCGACCCCCACACCTACAACATCGACCCGGCCGCGGCGGCCGCCGCCGTCACCTCCCGCACCCGGGTGATCATGCCCGTGCACATGGCCGGGCTCATGGCGGACATGGACGCGCTGGGCAAGCTCTCCGCGGACACCGGCATCCCGCTGCTGCAGGACGCCGCGCACGCGCACGGCGCGCGCTGGCAGGGCAAGCGGGTCGGCGAGCTGGGCTCGGTGGCCGCATTCAGCTTCCAGAACGGCAAGTTGATGACCGCCGGCGAGGGCGGCGCGCTGCTCTTCCCCGAGTCCGAGGTGTACGAGACCGCCTTCCTGCGGCACAGCTGCGGCCGGCCGCGCACCGACCGCCGCTACTTCCACCAGATCGCCGGCTCCAACATGCGGCTCAACGAGTTCTCGGCCTCCGTGCTCCGCGCCCAGCTGCGCCGACTCGATGCGCAGACGGAGCTTCGGGAGCAGCGCTGGACCCTGCTGGCGAAGCTGCTCGGGGCGATCGAGGGCGTCGTGCCCCAGGCCGGTGACCCGCGCGCCGACCGCAACTCGCACTACATGGCCATGTTCCGGCTGCCCGGCATCTCCGAGGAGGGCCGCAACGAGCTGGTCGACAAACTGGTCGCCGCCGGCCTGCCGGCCTTCGCCGCGTTCCGCGCCATCCACCGCACCGACGCTTTCTGGGAGAGCGCCGCTCCCGCGGAGTCCCCCGAGCAGATCGCCGAGCGCTGCCCCAACGCCGAGGCCATCAGCGGGGATTGCGTCTGGCTGCACCACCGGGTCCTGCTCGCCTCCGAGCAGGACATGCACACCACGGCCGAGATCATCGCCGAGCTGGTGGCAGCCCGGTGA